A single Drosophila ananassae strain 14024-0371.13 chromosome 3L, ASM1763931v2, whole genome shotgun sequence DNA region contains:
- the LOC6494940 gene encoding uncharacterized protein LOC6494940 isoform X1, which translates to MEQLFQSYRDDERRIGEEYLSSLQDLNCNSKPLINMLTMLADENINYAHVIVRVVEYYISQVAPEFKLPILYLIDSIVKNVKSSYVQLFGQCIVKIFLHAFESVQHSQSQVLEKVRERMYALRQTWNEVFPPSKMYALDVQVKRLDNNWPITAKQPTTSKIHVNPAIHVNPDFLKTGMVPVMPVNSSTLPSDMEEILQAKTRELLELKKRKLELELEQTKKHLEEQERQLNQATDAMVGAPMAMPAPNSTAAVRPTIMDPSLMGAIRHPRPPAPVGNAGPMIANLPVGQQQFANKPKVNPVNPALLNSVRQRDPRLARQMQSQALPPTSTRSDPRLESKSASSQKSSRSRSKSPVRNSGSSSSRSGKSSSSHHSSSSSRKRSESKSSTASSSSSGSEVRHKGGSGSSSSSQSPVKRSSKQSSKDHGDRYARNGSPSGSSKRKSSSPSSSPSKPKRSSSSKSSSSSRGKSSSVRSRSRSPVFMEMDLHSKSPERKAAAPTSIPQTVSSSSSSSATAAAKAPNDLEKRPPPAPSCPPIIDVSSKDIDLRQRRPQTPPPPTFDSSPETLLTDHQMPCSSNSGTTILASGVPNASFSSSDASTSKLPAKVSFKIQKQFNKLEKSTANLSTASLLNVATSTTATAATTTSSLVRPSSPSLSASSVSSQGNVSDALQQSISKLMKVQGVTGVGEKRPADPMHPEVDLEEKPPQQKRSKSAKLDALFGSEDVDLRREILVGKPSPSGVIVVEDDSMDNCDPLTKASLPSKQPTLQEIRAKLAKSARLENKASKSDKSKDQAGIPRHKQLAELRTNEDSQEAHVEKVRTILSQAHEMLENHSMNQEQYKDLVQKVVAINENSKVKDSRRRDDDPDLERNAARDAVLRKRIPKLKGNENHSSGSPRSDGSPRYDDPSATTAEKSVNKRDKSKRENKRRKPSKWGEQVDPAAAQRAAWQLANANNNNNNNNNNNNKRPGFRGMPWQQPPAIVMPQTAVPPPPQPPSMMGLPPVPPVTMAKAINSLDNPMADVVRSITIDGGSKEIRFYNQVAIIFMDGDEPHEIGFQHGQRVILIDNNEPLPLCFNDDYKPFQLDGQLHRIRFGFPSRELYIDDHWYEIYFGGPPVSVPIGNKIHVLKAEGPPPNVDIGRARRDLVVGKINMIVDAHTIVPLFLDARQQTFQLGAEQHSLQFVDAFQYALLDGQLQKIEYGGLPKGMKLNGGRSCFIRFGTLPKGVVGGKTHVADMVYIKTEAPAEPPQPPPVIVKQPPVVEQPAVVPAVAPNVSLPAAAAALGSLNINELFQKLVSSGIIGGAAPVAGGTATPPTSAPKEANVPPPVSSEAPAPAATPLPTPSAPPTEPIKRINLHKPETIKTRQSAVIATLYLGMQCSSCGVRFPPEQTIKYSQHLDWHFRQNRRERDSTRKATSRKWYYDLNDWRQYEEIEDVEEREKNFLEAQGQPGGPDAIDELSQQRSLDSPMPTCAAGSDDVDRSCDMCHEKFEQFYNEELEEWHLRSAIRVEDKIYHPLCYEDYKASLNPPAEEKINGDVNMNNTDDNAMDTLIKVEEIDDDDDEPTKPSQSMLDDDDDDVIVLPNEEPSVTEIVDDDDDDEYVPGNVTRAEMGNESQDKTESNSADKESEKQAEDSEKQSQCESDVANESDVEIQEPNIPFTDLDTYVEKEIDEATRAAMLNVKIKEEPKDDYEDDEDDGFEDVGTVVPLLPLPDDEISIHSSETQTQTIASSASPTTIERPASVLSLSLPANEADDLEPAETTGASVAETELNGEQAQESTHNLSAAGPALPLASIVNKIKINITKNTSSNSHNSASNATAMPSSSSATTDSQVSAISVIGGAGAGAATGVSGSGDASQQVNAIQTISTIPVLCGGNTFVPKIATSTPANVISSISVIGSSYGSGSNTSNNGSNSRTNSSVTSTVAGTIPAEAEKSAPTPPPASVEPDPEPVVELKPALRNVTLKRTKKVQNGIETSGLCSIM; encoded by the exons ATGGAGCAACTATTTCAGAGCTATCGTGATGATGAGCGCCGAATCGGCGAGGAGTATCTATCCAGCCTGCAGGACctcaactgcaacagcaagcCCCTCATCAATATGCTCACAATGCTCGCCGATGAGAACATCAACTATGCCCATGTCATAGTGAGAGTGGTGGAATATTATATCAGCCAG GTGGCGCCCGAATTTAAATTGCCCATACTATATTTAATTGATTCGATAGTAAAGAATGTGAAAAGCAGCTACGTCCAATTATTTGGGCAATGCATAGTCAAAATATTCCTGCACGCCTTCGAGTCG GTGCAACACTCTCAGTCCCAAGTACTCGAGAAGGTACGCGAAAGAATGTATGCTCTGCGCCAGACCTGGAACGAGGTCTTTCCCCCATCTAAAATGTATGCCCTGGACGTTCAGGTGAAGCGTCTGGATAATAATTGGCCCATTACCGCCAAACAGCCAACCACCAGCAAGATTCACGTCAATCCGGCGATTCACGTAAATCCCGACTTTCTTAAAACT GGAATGGTTCCTGTAATGCCCGTCAACTCCtccacactgcccagcgacaTGGAGGAAATTCTCCAGGCCAAAACCCGGGAGCTACTTGAGCTCAAGAAGCGTAAACTTGAGCTCGAGTTGGAGCAAACAAAGAAACATTTGGAGGAGCAGGAGCGACAGCTCAACCAGGCCACGGACGCTATGGTGGGAGCGCCTATGGCGATGCCAGCTCCAAATTCTACAGCTGCCGTTCGTCCAACCATTATGGACCCATCCCTGATGGGAGCCATTCGCCATCCACGACCCCCGGCACCAGTGGGCAATGCAGGGCCCATGATTGCAAACTTGCCAGTTGGCCAGCAG CAGTTTGCAAACAAGCCGAAGGTTAATCCCGTCAATCCGGCTCTACTGAACTCTGTGCGGCAGCGAGATCCTCGTCTTGCCCGGCAGATGCAATCGCAGGCACTGCCGCCGACTTCAACTCGAAGTGATCCACGCCTCGAAAGCAAGTCGGCCAGCTCGCAAAAATCTAGTCGTTCGCGCAGCAAATCACCTGTGCGCAatagtggcagcagcagcagccgctcAGGCAAGAGTAGCAGCTCGCATCACAGCAGTTCCTCGAGCCGCAAGCGCAGCGAGTCGAAGAGCTCCACAGCCTCCTCGTCATCGTCGGGATCTGAAGTACGGCACAAGGGCGGCAGtggtagcagcagcagctcccaGTCACCGGTTAAACGGTCTAGCAAGCAGTCGTCCAAGGACCACGGGGATCGTTACGCTCGCAACGGTTCACCATCGGGATCATCGAAGCGAAAGAGTTCCTCACCAAGCAGCTCGCCATCCAAGCCCAAACGCAGTTCATCTAGCAAATCGTCCTCTTCATCCAGAGGAAAGTCATCGTCCGTTCGATCACGGAGTCGTTCACCGGTATTCATGGAGATGGATTTGCACAGCAAGTCGCCGGAGAGAAAGGCAGCAGCACCCACATCTATCCCCCAAACGGTCagctcatcatcatcatcgtcagcGACAGCTGCTGCTAAAGCACCAAATGATTTAGAGAAAC GCcctcctccagctccttcATGTCCGCCAATTATAGATGTATCGAGTAAGGACATTGACCTGAGGCAGAGGCGTCCACAGACGCCGCCTCCCCCGACATTCGACTCCTCACCGGAAACGCTCCTCACCGACCACCAGATGCCATGTAGCAGCAACAGCGGCACAACAATACTTGCTAGCGGCGTCCCCAACGCCTCCTTTTCATCGTCCGACGCATCCACTTCTAAATTACCCGCAAAAGTGTcgttcaaaatacaaaaacagtttaataaattagaaaaatcTACAGCGAATCTATCAACAGCATCACTGCTAAATGTCGCCACATCTACAACAGCCACAGCTGCCACCACCACCTCAAGTCTAGTCAGACCATCATCGCCCAGTCTATCGGCGTCGTCAGTTTCCTCGCAGGGTAATGTATCCGATGCTCTGCAGCAGTCCATCTCCAAGCTAATGAAGGTACAGGGCGTAACTGGTGTCGGCGAGAAGCGACCGGCCGATCCCATGCATCCGGAAGTCGATCTTGAGGAGAAGCCACCGCAACAGAAACGCAGCAAGTCAGCCAAACTGGACGC ATTATTTGGAAGCGAGGATGTGGATTTGCGTCGCGAGATTCTTGTTGGAAAGCCAAGTCCCTCAGGAGTTATTGTGGTGGAAGACGACTCCATGGATAACTGCGAT CCATTAACCAAAGCAAGCCTGCCTTCAAAGCAGCCAACACTGCAGGAAATTCGCGCCAAGTTGGCCAAATCAGCTCGTCTGGAGAACAAGGCAAGCAAGTCTG ACAAGAGTAAGGATCAGGCAGGTATACCGCGCCACAAGCAGCTGGCCGAGCTAAGGACCAATGAAGACTCCCAGGAGGCACATGTCGAGAAGGTGCGCACAATTCTCAGTCAAGCGCACGAGATGCTCGAAAACCACAGCATGAACCAGGAGCAGTACAAGGATCTTGTGCAGAAGGTGGTGGCCATCAATGAGAACAGCAAGGTGAAAGACTCCCGCCGGCGTGACGATGATCCAGATCTGGAGCGAAATGCGGCCAGGGATGCCGTGCTTCGTAAACGTATTCCCAAACTGAAGGGCAACGAAAACCATTCCTCAGGATCTCCCCGAAGCGATGGCTCGCCCAGATACGATGATCCGTCAGCCACCACTGCTGAGAAATCTGTGAATAAGCGGGACAAGTCCAAGAGGGAGAACAAGCGTCGAAAGCCCAGCAAATGGGGCGAGCAGGTGGATCCAGCGGCGGCCCAACGAGCTGCCTGGCAGTTGGCCAatgccaacaacaataacaacaacaacaacaataataataacaaacgCCCCGGCTTCCGAGGCATGCCATGGCAACAACCTCCGGCAATCGTGATGCCACAGACGGCAGTGCCACCACCTCCACAGCCGCCTTCGATGATGGGTCTGCCGCCCGTGCCTCCAGTTACCATGGCGAAGGCCATTAACTCACTGGACAATCCAATGGCTGATGTGGTTCGCAGCATTACCATTGACGGCGGTTCCAAGGAGATTCGATTCTACAACCAAGTGGCCATCATCTTCATGGACGGCGACGAGCCGCATGAAATTGGCTTCCAGCATGGCCAGCGAGTCATCCTCATCGACAACAATGAACCACTGCCTCTTTGTTTTAACGATGACTATAAGCCGTTCCAGCTTGACGGGCAGTTGCATCGCATCCGCTTTGGTTTTCCCTCACGCGAACTGTACATCGACGATCATTGGTATGAGATCTACTTTGGTGGACCGCCAGTCTCGGTGCCTATTGGGAATAAGATTCATGTACTGAAGGCGGAGGGTCCTCCACCAAATGTGGACATTGGTCGGGCACGGCGAGATCTGGTCGTTGGCAAGATCAACATGATTGTGGATGCACATACCATTGTGCCTCTCTTCTTGGACGCCAGGCAACAAACGTTCCAACTGGGAGCCGAACAGCATTCGCTTCAGTTTGTGGACGCCTTCCAGTACGCTCTTTTGGATGGTCAGCTGCAGAAAATCGAGTACGGTGGCCTTCCAAAGGGAATGAAGCTGAACGGTGGCCGCAGTTGCTTCATAAGATTCGGCACTTTGCCCAAAGGTGTTGTTGGTGGCAAGACGCACGTGGCGGATATGGTTTACATTAAGACAGAGGCTCCTGCCGAGCCACCGCAACCTCCGCCGGTGATTGTTAAGCAACCTCCGGTAGTGGAGCAGCCGGCAGTGGTGCCTGCTGTAGCACCGAATGTATCTCTgccagctgcagcagcagccttGGGCAGTCTCAATATCAATGAGCTGTTCCAAAAGCTAGTTTCCTCGGGAATAATTGGTGGAGCTGCACCTGTTGCTGGCGGAACAGCCACCCCGCCTACATCAGCCCCAAAGGAAGCCAATGTTCCTCCACCAGTGTCTTCAGAAGCTCCAGCTCCGGCTGCTACGCCTCTTCCCACGCCATCTGCTCCGCCCACAGAACCCATTAAACGGATTAACCTCCACAAGCCGGAGACTATTAAGACTCGTCAGTCGGCGGTGATAGCTACTCTCTATCTCGGCATGCAATGCAGTAGCTGCGGAGTGCGGTTTCCGCCTGAACAGACGATTAAATACAGCCAGCATCTGGATTGGCACTTCCGGCAGAACCGCAGGGAACGCGACTCTACCCGAAAGGCCACATCGAGGAAATGGTACTATGATCTCAACGATTGGAGGCAGTATGAGGAAATTGAGGATGTTGAGGAGCGTGAGAAGAACTTCCTGGAGGCGCAAGGTCAACCCGGGGGACCGGATGCAATCGATGAACTCTCCCAGCAGCGATCCCTGGACTCACCGATGCCAACGTGTGCAGCCGGATCGGATGATGTGGATCGCAGTTGCGACATGTGTCACGAGAAGTTCGAGCAGTTCTACAACGAAGAGCTGGAGGAGTGGCATCTCCGTAGCGCCATCCGGGTGGAGGATAAGATCTATCACCCATTGTGCTATGAAGATTATAAAGCCTCCTTGAATCCTCCGGCTGAGGAAAAGATAAATGGGGATGTGAACATGAACAACACTGACGACAATGCCATGGATACGCTTATCAAGGTGGAGGAAATCGATGACGACGATGATG aacCCACCAAGCCATCCCAATCCATGttggatgatgatgatgatgacgtcATTGTTTTACCAAACGAAGAGCCCAGCGTCACAGAAATCGTcgacgacgatgatgatgacgagTACGTCCCTGGCAATGTGACAAGAGCGGAAATGGGAAATGAGTCCCAGGACAAGACAGAGTCCAATTCCGCGGATAAGGAATCGGAGAAGCAGGCAGAAGACTCCGAAAAGCAATCACAATGCGAGTCTGATGTAGCCAACGAATCAGATGTAGAGATCCAGGAGCCCAACATTCCCTTCACCGATTTGGACACGTATGTGGAGAAGGAGATCGACGAAGCCACCAGGGCAGCGATGCTCAACGTAAAGATTAAGGAGGAGCCCAAGGACGATTACGAGGATGACGAGGACGACGGCTTTGAGGATGTTGGCACGGTGGTTCCACTTTTGCCTCTTCCCGACGATGAGATCTCCATACACAGCAGCG AAACACAAACGCAGACCATCGCCTCGTCGGCCTCGCCGACCACAATCGAGAGACCGGCATCAGTGCTATCCCTGTCATTACCCGCCAACGAGGCGGACGACCTGGAGCCGGCAGAGACGACAGGTGCCTCGGTCGCCGAGACAGAACTGAACGGAGAGCAGGCGCAGGAGTCCACACACAACCTGAGCGCAGCGGGTCCGGCGTTACCTTTGGCTAGCATagttaataaaataaagataaatatCACTAAGAATACAAGTAGTAATAGTCATAATAGTGCCTCCAACGCCACCGCCATGCCATCTTCATCGTCGGCGACGACGGACTCGCAAGTATCAGCAATCAGCGTCATCGggggagctggagctggagctgcaaCAGGTGTATCCGGATCCGGAGATGCCTCGCAGCAGGTTAACGCCATTCAAACTATTTCAACCATTCCAGTCCTTTGCGGCGGAAACACGTTCGTGCCGAAGATTGCTACCAGCACTCCGGCCAACGTCATCAGCTCGATTTCTGTGATTGGCAGTAGTTAcggcagtggcagcaacaccagcaacaacgGAAGCAACAGTCGGACTAACAGTTCCGTGACTTCAACGGTTGCTGGCACAATTCCTGCAGAAGCGGAGAAGTCAGCGCCCACACCACCACCGGCTTCTGTGGAGCCAGATCCTGAGCCGGTGGTGGAACTGAAACCGGCGCTTCGAAATGTGACGCTCAAGCGGACGAAAAAGGTTCAGAACGGCATTGAGACGTCCGGCCTGTGTTCGATTATGTAA